In Erythrolamprus reginae isolate rEryReg1 chromosome 9, rEryReg1.hap1, whole genome shotgun sequence, the genomic window atctaccacgtctgctggaagtttgttccaaggatctactactctttcagtaaaataatattttctcatgttgcttttgatctttcccccaactaacttcagattgtgtccccttgttcttgtgttcactttccttttaaaaacacttccctcctggaccttatttaaccctttaatatatttaaatgtttctatcatgtccccccttttccttctgtcctccagactatacagattgagttcatgaagtctttcctgatacgttttatgcttaagaccttccaccattcttgtagcccgtctttggacccgttcaattctgtcaatatctttttgtaggtgaggtctccagaactgaacattccagtcattcatttgtccaatacacaaatacataggaagaaaaatagacatatataTAAGGTTaaaaatgaacttagaggagaggatatatgtaagaaagagaatatatatgacaagtGAGAGAAattaaagacaattggacaggggacgaaaggcacaccagagcacttatgtacgccccttactggcctcttaggaacatgtagaggtcaatcgtgcagagtctaagggagaaatgttgggggttaggggttgacacaattgagtccggtaatgagttccacgcttcgataactcgattgttgaaatcatagtttttacagtcaagtttggagcagttcgtattaagtttgaatctgttgcttgctcttgtgttgttgcggttgaagctgaagtagtcattgaccggtaggacgttgcagcatatgatcttgtgggcaatgctcaaatcgtgttttaggcgccgtagttctaggctttctaggcccagcagtttggcttttgtagttctaggctttctagggccAGGTTCTAGGCAtctaaactaaatcagagtccaagtcaaagtgctcctcaaagttccaatttatttccggagccatcctgccacttacactgggaaacctgaatcctagtttcccactcagttgaaagttcacatccctcgtccccccacccacaaacttgtcacatttccCACTCAGATTGGGCCAGCGTGGGCAGTCCTTcttctgcttccacccaggtggatggacataggatggccttgaacctctcaaaacaatgctttgtggctgcatctgttccctcataatcataaaacgtatcaggaaagatatgttttaaaaggtcttaagcataaaacgtatcaggaaagccttcatgaactcaatctgtctagtctggaggacagaaggaaaaggggggacatgatcgaaacatttaaatatgttaaagggttaaataaggttcaggagggaagtgtttttaataggaaagtgaacacaagaacaaggggacacaatctgcagttagttgggggaaagatcaaaagcaacatgagaaaatattattttactgaaagagtagtagatgcttggaacaaacttccagcagatgtggttggtaaatccacagtacagtaactgaatttaaagatgcctgggataaacatatatccatcctaagataaaaatacaggaaatagtataagggcagactagatggaccatgaggtctttttctgccgtcagtcttctatgtttctatgtttctcataaAAATCAACCCTCCCAATTTCCCATAAACATCCGACCTTCTATAGATAgttggcaagccattaatttatcaccaacttgtGCACCGGCTTGATATGTTCTTCTGCTAAATTGTCTCAGAGGGTATGTAACAGTATCAAGTGTTAGCCTCCTTCCAGTTTGATGACAATCATAATGATTAAATCTTCACAGACAGTTACAGGGACACGAGGGTTAGAAAAACCTATTTTATCCCTGAGCTCAACCTTCTCTAAGGCCATCGCAGAGGAGTCCCCAAAACTTTCCTGAACTCAAATCTGCCATCAGCAAAATTCACAGTAGATCAAAAAAAACCAAAGTAAAATctttcattcctcctcctccttttacaGAATCATCAACTGGCCAAAATGTCAAGGCACGGCAAATCGTTTCGCGGATTCACCGAGAAGAGCTCGAAGATCGATACCTTCGCTTACACGAAGAGAACATCCTGCTAAAACAACATGCCCGCAAGCAAGAGGATAAAATTAAAAGGTCTGGCTTCCTCAATGATTCCCTGAAATATTGCTTATAAAATGAAAAGtgggtagtcctcagcttacaaccaccATTGATCCCAAAATTCATGGGTTAACATGGGTTAATTGAGTTtttcccattttgcaacctttctggaCATTATCgttaagtgaagcactgcagttgttaagcgagtcaGACGGATGTTGAGTGAATCCAACTTCCCCGTCGACTCGATTGCAAGACCCCAGGAATGTCACAACTGTCATAAGTCCAAGTCTGTGGCCAAACATGTGACCGCAGGATTCTGCAATGGTCATGTTACTTTTTTCAGcaccgctgtaactttgaacagtcactaaacgttgtaagtcgaggacttcctgcACTTGAAATGCGTATCCCATCATGGGATAATAAGTAATAATTAAGCTGGGTTcctttgtgtgtgttttcttaaCTCTTTTCCtttaccttcgggaccgcctcctgccgcacgaatcccagcgaccggttaggtcccacagagtcggccttcttcgggtcccgtcgactaaacaatgccatctggcgggacccaggggaagagccttctctgtgggggccccgaccctctggaaccagctcccccctgagattaggattgcccccacactccctgcctttcgtaaactccttaagacccacctctgccgtcaggcatgggggaactaaaacatctcccccttgcccatgttgtttttgccatttgactgattgactgtgtgcctgttttttatatttattgggactgtttttgtgagtttattaattttaaattgtgattggattggtgggcattggatttattattatgtactgttttttattattgttgtgagccgccccgagtttgcggagaggggcggcatataaatccaataaatctaatctataaatctaatctaaaaaaacccactcTTAAATTGTTTTAAAGTCCTTACTCAACTTCAGGAGACTTAGTTTCTTCACTTGCAGCAAATCACTTCTCTGTAAATCTCCATGAGCTGAACATCATACCCTCTTCGCGCATatgtttttgctctttttttttggttaaaGAAAAAAGTAGGAGTTTAATAATGAAAAGTGGGGTGGGGACCTCCTTAAATAGATGAAGGGTGCCTCTATTTTCAGGCTCCCGTCTGGGTTTTccgcaaagaaaaaggaaaaggaatcaAATGTCTCCCCATAAAGTAGAAGCAGCAGTTAAAGAGATGTGCGACCGATGTTGTAAATGTTTTGCACTTCCCTCCTCCATCAAAGCCACCTTTTCTTTCTAAGCCTGCCAAGGCCTTTTCCCTGACCGAACCCTTCACTGCTGGTGCAAGTATCTTCTGATTTAGGGGGTATTAGATCACCCTTCCACACTCCTTGGTCTTTTGTTCTAGCTTCCCTCTGTTTATCAAAACTAAAGGGGAATCAAAGGAACAACTCAGGAGACGCCAAAagcgaaaaaggaaaaaaaaatacccttTTAAAATTAGATGAAAACCATTCCTGCTGCATCCAATTATTATCCAACCACGAACTGTTAAGCCTCTCctgaaacaaattccttgtgtgtccaatcatacttggctaataaagaattgtgttctattctattctcaattctcttctcttctaaattctatttattctaaATTTTATTCTACacattactctattctattctattctaactaatattctgttctgaattctattctattctatattctattctattctaaattctatttattctaaattctatttattctaaattctattctacttattactctattctgttctgtttattctattctaagtacAATTCTGTTCTAAattctattccaaattctatcctattctattttattctattctgaattctattttAAACTCtagtttattttgatttttgattgattttattggatttgtatgccgcccctctccgtagactcggggcgactaacaacagtagtaaacagcatatgacaatccaatataaacagttaaaaacccctattgtaaaaccaacattctattctattctaaattatagtctattctatattctattcttatctattaatttctattctgttgtgtTAATTATTTCCTAAGGTAAGGAAAGGAAGATGATTAAAGCTGGCCTAGTGCATCTactcatttaaatttttttatttggtAGAAACGGcgccagtcccccccccccccccccccccgtccttgCATGGAAGCAAAACATCAGCCCAATGTGTTACATATTGCAAGCATGCATGGAGTAGTTTAGTATCACATGAAACTGCAGCCTTTGTGCCTGGCCTTACCACATCCCGAATCTTAACGACACTTAGCAGAGCCCAGAGTTTCTTAGGAGGGTCATCCGTTCCAAATTTGAGCAGCATATGGAGCAAATATGTGTCCCTTCCCACTCGACTAAACTTTCAGTGATAAGCCTTAGGAAACTATTATTTGTCAGTGCTATAAAGCAGATTGCTGGCCGGTGGTTCCAATTATCATCAAAGACTTCTTCGCAGGCCGTCATAGTTCTATCGAAACCTGAAATTTATTACTCAGGTTCGACCGCCGAAGTCTGCACAGTGATTATGTTCCTTTCAACAAAGTGCTTTTtcatgctgattttcccccccttcctttccttccctccccccattgGATACATCTGACCTGTCTTTTCAGAATGGCCACCAAGTTAATACGTCTCGTTAATGACAAGAAGAAAGCAGAGCAGGTCACTGGTGTCCCCAGGCGGCTGGGTCAAGACGTGGAGATGGAGGAAGTGATCGAACAACTTCAAGACAAGGTCCGGGACTTAGAAAAACAGAACGAAATAATACGCAACAGGCTGATTTCAACCAAACAGCAACTTCAGCTTCAAGGCCAAAGACACACGCCCTACAATTATGTCCAGGCACGGGTCAACACGGGACTCAAGAAGGCCACGGAAGGTTTGAGGGTCCAAGAGATCGCCAAGAAAGGTATCGGATTGAGCCTTTAACTGTCTGCGTTTCAGATAGGTGAGAGGTTAAACCTTAGAAGTCCAAGAAACAGTTCCATGGTGATTCTTTTGGAATTGGGGTATTTGTCCTTAAGGCTGATGCAAAgcgttaatgtatgagcagagtaatccttgtttacaagTTGTgcacacagaaacatttagattgagattagttgtgagtaactactcagccacacacagacagactaacttgaattaaagtttattttgagaaataacatattcagataaacagtctaaagtcactAACTggatagttgtaagttgaggtccACCTGCATTTCTTAAATGCTCCTAGGCCTCCAGGAATTTGGCATTCACTGTAATGGGCTTAATGTTCCATCACAAACTCTCTTGGATCTACCATACCcagccatcaatcttctagaaacatagaaacatagaagtctgacggcagaaaaagacctcatggtccatctagtctgcccttatactatttcctgtatttcactttcctattaaacacaagaacaaggggacacaatctgaagttagttgggggaaagatcaaaagcaacatgagaaaatattatttgactgaaagagtagtagatccttggaacaaacttccagcagacgtggttggtaaatccacagtaactgaatttaaacatgcctgggataaacatacagtatatacatcataagataaaatacaggaaatagtataagggcagactagatggaccatgaggtctttttctgccatcagtcttctatgtttctatcaaaagcaacatgagaaaatattattttactgaaagagtagtagatccttggaacaaacttccagcagacgtggttggtaaatccacagtaactgaatttaaacatgcctgggataaatcctATAATTCTCATTATAGGATTTCATCCTCTGTGGTCAAGGTTTCCTATCGTGTGTAGCTTAGTAAGAAAGGATGGTCCTTATCACAAGGCCAACCATTGTACTATAGTTTGGATGAAGCCAGAATGGTGCTGTAAAAATTAAGAGGATGAAGGATGTAGGTCTGATGTTCATATCCAAGCATCTTgcttaataaatacataaaagctTGGTCATGGTGATGATGAGTCCATTATTTTTGTCATCTTCCAAATCAACAAATGTGCTcttctctttatttccttccaCCCACCTCACCTTCCCTACCAGGAATGAGGATGCAGAACCTAGAAGAATTGCCTCCCAAGTATGGAC contains:
- the RPGRIP1L gene encoding protein fantom isoform X3, encoding MSAAADETSEDLPVRDVGLNLGGHSESSTGQNVKARQIVSRIHREELEDRYLRLHEENILLKQHARKQEDKIKRMATKLIRLVNDKKKAEQVTGVPRRLGQDVEMEEVIEQLQDKVRDLEKQNEIIRNRLISTKQQLQLQGQRHTPYNYVQARVNTGLKKATEGLRVQEIAKKGMRMQNLEELPPKYGHNLLEEARAEIKNLENELESLRGHNQELVLAIEMLKSEKKKKEDEFEVALLQLKEQQATGQRN